The window caaaaaaaataaaaaagcaagAAGGAGCAAAATTTCAGATGAAGCATGGGCAGAGTGTATCTCGGACAGCAAGCTAAGCTCATACTTAATCTAAGTTTTGAAATAGTTAGTATGCAAAAACTTACTAACGTCGGGTTGGAGTAGGAGTCCTCAGCCGGAGTAGGAAAAAAGGAAGATTCATGAGAACAAGGAAGATTTGCTGGAGTCTTCAAAGGAGAAGAAGAGTGCGGCAACGGCGAAGGAGAAGTAGAGGAGAAACTAATCACGATGGTGTCAGGAAAAGGAAGCTAGGGTTTAAAAAGTTCACGTATTTTAGGGCATCCTCAATAGGGTGTTAAATGAGTATTATAATATctgatacggttggtaatggaggggcccatgAGGAAAGGGTTAGAAAAGTCAAGGCTATAtgacggtcaaaagtcaagaggacgtggtggtcaatagtcaaggtgatgtggcagtcaatggTCAGGCTGACGGGGCGGTTAAAGGCAAGCAGGTGTGATAGTCAGAGGGCAGGAGGCTGGCCGATCAAAGGGGCAAAGCAGTTGGAAGACGAGGAAAGACGTCAAGCGGAACACAAGTCACGGGTCGGCATCGGCAGGACTGTTTAGGGGAAGTCCGATCTATAGGCCTGCGACTCAAAGAACTGggagtataggccaatgggtcggaagcggcagagctgatcagaagcaacccgagctacagacctgcggttgagggccaggaaatacagagCGCAGGATACAAGTCGGCATCGGCAGGGCTGTTTAGGGGAAGTCCGATCTATAGGCCTGCGATtcaaagaactggaagtataggccaatgggtcggaagcggcagaactgatcagaagcagcccaagctacagacctgcggttgagagccatgaagtacaaagcgcaggatacaAGTCGGCATCGGCAGGGCTGTTTAGGGGAAGTCCGATCTATAGGCCTGCGATTCAAAGagctggaagtataggccaatgggtcggaagcggcagagttgatcagaagcagcccaagctacagacctgcggttgagggccaggaaatacagagCGCAAgatgcaggttgaagatcagcgtagctgtGTCTAGACAGCTAGGGCTGCAGATCTGCGAGTTGGAGGCCCGGAAATGCGAACCACGGGTGCAGGTCGATGCAGGACACAATGGATCGGAAGAGCTAAGTAGCACGTGTACGGAGAATCTCAACGATCCGCCGAGGAGAGTCATTACATATCAACGCTGCGGGCGAAAGCAGAGAttcctaaaacgaaaagatgccctcataaccagtaATAGCCTGCCAATTGTCCCCCACTACAAGACAAAATCCATgtacgaaggcggaggttccaaaACGGAAAGATGCTTGCACAACAAATGGCAGTACGACAAGTGTCCGGAACTaggcgacaaagcccagcgtctaacgttttttcTGACAGGATAGCAGGCTCCAAAAGGGAGAGGCATAAAAGGCGAAGGATCCCTCGtatgcaggtacgcgcacacattctttcgtcacttttttccacaactgttttccttcttcttctctctgttctttctggggaaaaaggacctgacttgagcgtcggagggcctgatccggggactttttccctgggtttcggtctctaacgtgaagggggagattgtctgagtgtgtgcagggtcctgcGGTAGCGttagccacccgtgggagccgagtcatcttctacgaccttccgtcaaccatcgggacacctggaccagcctccgtccgactcagcctccggacgggatcaatatCTATTTAACATCATTTTTTCATTGTGAGTGAGTATTATAATGTCCACTCACAAGATAAAGGAGAGAGAGTGttcattttttaatattatttaaaaaatagtaaaagagATGAGTGAGTGGACGGTAGAGCCTATAATGTTAATAttaaaagggatgtgagtgaaaaAGATATGttattataatgagtatgtgacaGTGGGTCTATGTTTTTTAATAAGATGATGGATATTATAATGAATTAACGTTACGGATGCTTTAGTGGCAAATTTATCAAATTTGTTACTAAAAATTGGGGTTAGCATCAAATTTTGAAACTTCATCACTAAAAATTTGTATTAGCTACGAATTTGGAACGTTAAGTAATTGAGTCTACCAAAACCATATTAATGGTGAATTAACCTATTTCATCACTAATAACAAACTTTTAGCGGTGAATATGCCAAAATTGTcacaaatatttttaattttttagaaaaactatttttttaatattattatttgcgATGAACTTATATTTCGCCACTAATAATCCAACTTAGCAACGACAAATTTATATTTTGCCACTAACAATCCAATTTAGCAACGAATTACTATTTCATCGTTAATGCTTTATCACTATTTTAGCATTTTCAGGTATTGTATAGTAGTTATAGAATCATAAATAATACAACTATATAATTATAGAGGCTATTacgatgaaaataaattttttttgaaacttaGATAGGCTAAGATGGAATGAGACTTTGGGCGTCCTTTTTAACCATTTCAAAAGACatccttccttttttttttttactttatttttaagataattattaaatattatttaaaatttaaaaataaataaataattttttttgtataaCTAAATGAAAgcatttatatataataatttgttATCAAAATTAATGATCCAAAATAAATACATGttataattaaacattttattttttgcTATACATCtttataactaaataaaaatactTGCTACAATTAAATAATGATATCtgtattttatataattaaataaggATACTTGGTATAACTAAATAACTGCATTTTCATttggttaattattttttttaaaaaataaaaataataattgacaTCAAACGTAAACATCTATTAAAAGAAATAAGAACATAAAAAATAAAGGGTATTGTGCCATGATTAAATCCACCAACAAGATAACTATAGAATATTTGTTTTATAGAGAAATGGGCCTAAGAATATTATATGAgtctttataaatatttttaatttatcctaataatcgataatttttttataatattaaattcATCATCTtaacattaattaattttaaaaattaaataattaatattaattaaaaaaaataaaattatcctaCAGGAGGTGATATGATGGTAAGAGACCAGACTCATTCTCGCCATTTAAAGCTCACGTTAGCAATTTCTAAACGTTTGTGGAGTTTAAACAGAGTCGGGACCATCCATATTTTTGAGATTTACTTGTCAGGTGGGACCGCCCGCTATAAAAACTAATTGGATTGAACTATAACAAATATTTCGATATTAGCACAGTTGGTATTGTACTTTATCTATGATAATAAGTCTCGAGGTCATAGTatcataataaaatatttaaattatcatttaagGATTCATAGtttgatatttaattataatatatttataaaaaagatTTCTTTAAATGATAATCGTAATAAAGGATGCTAGATATTTCGTACGCCCTTTCTAATTTATTCTGATGGTAAGTAAAAAATTTTCGTAGGATCGGACCGATCACCTCATGAATAATCAATGGATCAACTgagattaatattatttttttatctatgATAATCAGATTCCCAGGGCTATCTTATAATGACAGAGTATCTAAGTTGTCATCTAGGTACTCGTGATTCGATCTCCAATTATGatgaatttataagaattttttcttcaaatgaggcACAATCAAAGAATATTGAGCTTCTTAGTCACTCACTACGAATGCTTCTCGATTTATTTTGATGGCATGGGACCGAGCCGATCACCCAACGTTAATCAATAAGATTAActgaattatcatttttgtttattATAATCCATCTATGAAGTTATGATATTATAATAGGATATTTATTTTATCACGTAAATACCTATGATTTAATCTCtaactaaaatatatttatagaatttttttttaactaagacTGTCCTGCTTCCTCTATTATAATCAATCGTTACTTAAGATTTTTCAtaacattttctttgtttttttgtttttttaataccTTTGCAATTTTTTCTATTACAAGATCGCTTGAGGACCCCACATGGACCACCCTCTCACTCTCGTTATCTTAATTTGTTTACCCAAACCAAGAATTAATTCTGGCGGCCGCGCATGCAGAAAGGCGTCCACATCACGGCGATGCCCGGAAGCAGCCCAGCCGGCCAGCCCTCCGTCCATCGCTCGATCGCCATCACTTTTATTTTCGGCGCCGTGGAAGCAATATTGCGCACACTCTTCCTTTTTTGACTTGAGAACGCCAAACTTAGTGGTAGATTATCGTCTTAGATTGAGTAAATCTATCCCCTAGGTACTTCCCGGATTTCTCTCTCAATATGACTTCATCTCTCTACTTCACCACCACCACCTCATCCATTATAAATTCTGCACTTCCCTTGCTTGGCTAATTCAACTCTCTCATGGTCATGGATGACAACAATTGGGATCTACACGCCGTGGTCAGAGCTGCCAGCTCCTTcgccgaggaggaggaggatgtcgTACAAGTTTCAAATGACCAACTTTTCAGCGTCTTTCATGAGCTACAGGATCTCTGCAAGCCTACGGAATTCCACCTACAACAGCAAGCGCCGCCGCTTGATCTCTCCCTCACAGCTCCTCTGCTCCCTGCTCGGCGGCAGCAGAGCAGGGGAGCCCATCTCTCTAAACGAAGGTGCATACTCGTTTTGCTACTCTCTTCTCGTTTTCTGCTCGATCGTTGTGATCGCCATTAATGGACTTGGTTGCACGCAGGAAGAATCCTGTTAAGAAGGTGTCGTGCCAAGTGCCGGCCAACGGAGTCCACCCGGACCGATGGGCGTGGAGGAAGTACGGGCAGAAGCCCATCAAAGGCTCCCCTTATCCACGGTAATGGATTGAATCGAATTGTGAGGATCGGCGATCTTTTTTGATTCAAAGTTGAGGTCTTTTTTGGGGTGGGAACAGGGGATACTACAGGTGCAGCAGCTCCAAGGCTTGTGAGGCAAAGAAGCAGGTGGAGCGAAGCAGGGCGGATCCGGAGATGTTGCACATCACCTACACGGCGGAGCACAACCACCCCGTCCCCACGCACCGGAACTCACTCGCCGGAACCACTCGCCAGAAGCCGATAGGCGCCGTCCAAGCACCGGCGGGCGGTGACTTGAACTTTTTGACCGAGAGAGGAATAAGCTTCGAAGACCACTTGCTCACTTGCTCCGACGTGGCGGCTCCGGTGCCGGCAGACGGTCACTCATTTTCCGATtacttgatttaattttaatttgcagCCGAACTTGCAACGAGAATTAGTCAATCTTCTGGAGAAAGTCAACCCAAACAAACTGCTCTTACTTATCGTttcaagttaattaaaattattttaatataattatagTACTTTTAATCGGACAAAACTACGAagtaatttgattaaaattattaggaGGATTGGAGGTAAAAAGTGATAGAAAAATTTCTG is drawn from Zingiber officinale cultivar Zhangliang chromosome 1B, Zo_v1.1, whole genome shotgun sequence and contains these coding sequences:
- the LOC121984064 gene encoding WRKY transcription factor 22-like is translated as MVMDDNNWDLHAVVRAASSFAEEEEDVVQVSNDQLFSVFHELQDLCKPTEFHLQQQAPPLDLSLTAPLLPARRQQSRGAHLSKRRKNPVKKVSCQVPANGVHPDRWAWRKYGQKPIKGSPYPRGYYRCSSSKACEAKKQVERSRADPEMLHITYTAEHNHPVPTHRNSLAGTTRQKPIGAVQAPAGGDLNFLTERGISFEDHLLTCSDVAAPVPADGHSFSDYLI